The sequence below is a genomic window from Mytilus edulis chromosome 2, xbMytEdul2.2, whole genome shotgun sequence.
TTGTGAAACTACCAAGAAAAAAGTGTTTGGTCCTCAGACATTATTCCTACAACATCCATATCAATCAACTAATTTTACTTCCGTAGTTCCATTAATGGACTTACATAACAGTATTATTAACTGAAGAATCTTCTAAGTCATATGATATACACAAAGAAtcagcctttttttttattatacactGAATTCACCATGAtataatacttttattttgaattggaaaataaattattattaacaCACTATAACATATGTCCATTGATCTGGTTACTCTTTATTATCAGGATTTCAATCCATGAGTATTTTCCACTTGATAATCTTCAAAACTTCAATGATGAAAAGACTTCTGGATATTTCTCAAAGAATCCCTATAAAATTGAAAGCATTTaatgaaacaatgaatttaaactatttttttctttactgacttttaaaaattaaaaagttttactATCCAATCACCTAAATATTAGTATAGTATTTTAAGTTTTGGGAAAAAAACTCAAGATAAAATTCCCACAAAACACATCGATATATCTGTTGAAGAGTTAATCAAAACCACACCAACCTACATCTGCAATGGTCTCTCTATTCACCGTGTTATGATTGATTGAGAAATAAGCATCTCTGCCTTAGCTGTTTATGGCAATGGCTACATTATAGGCAGAGCTGCCACCTCATAGAACCATTGGTTCAAATTACTGTTGATGGAAGAAAATTTGCTACGGCAAATCTGCAGATCTAACAACTATCCAATTTAAGATGAAGACATTATCACATGATAATAGATGAAGGCATGAAAGTGATATTCAACTGTGcaatacaaaatatgaaatgtgAAATGTATTCAATACATTGTTATTCATTTTTATACAATTAAATACAAATCTTCTTACTTACCTTGTATAAACAAATAGCCTGAGATACACTAGAAGTACAGCACATCTCTCTTATAGAGTGCATACTTAGTTGTGGGGCACCAATGTCTATTGTTGGTATTCCTAGTTTAGCTGACATGATTGGTCCAATTGTAGATCCACATGGCGAGTCATTTCTTACAACAAAATCCTGTAAAAGATATAATTGTACAATGCCATTATAGAACaatgacaaaaaagaaatataatttgtttcttttaacaaattataaTAACTCAGATTTCAGAAAGATTAATTTATAGTTTATGTTATCTTTGTATCTTTGTATGTGTGTACGCATAGTTTTTAAAAGTGAGCAATTCATCAGCATCTAAAGACTAGCTAATTTAGTATACTATTACTGAGGTATTACAGTTTTTCCCTTGCACTTGCACTGGGAGGTTGTCAAAGTTtcattctctaatttttgtgctattttcacatttcctgactggtgtgagaaaaatatttctcctcactagtgaaaactctgttctcggcaaatgattagtcgaagtTTGATTAtgcgtctaaatgttttgttttcttctgaattttcctattgtgacgtcatgaaaaaaggcgaccatgcctgatgacgtcgcatataaagaacacaagtttctgaaaatctttgaaaaagaaggataaaaatcattagagaaacagattcctacactataactcatgtattacgatatttctccactctctacagttaaattttagttatttaaagaggacggcaagcctcgcgctttaaataataaaatttaactgtctcgagtggagaaatatcgtaatacacttgttgcagtgtaggaatctatatttttAGCATAGAAAACATATtcaagattttgtttttttttttaatttgaaatgtcatGACTTTCAATAGTCAAGCAATCATTACTTATGCTATTAACCACTTATTCTGGCCTTGGcaaaaagaacatacaagaaagtacaACATAATAATCCATAGCTGTTACTTTGTAAATAAGTAAAATTTTGGAATCAAATGATTACTTTAGAACCCTTGTTaaagtttcttttaaataatgaaaaaatattcttGAGTTTGAAGGTGGGAATATTTTGCCTTCTTTGTACTATTAAccataacttttttttcattgcATGTTTTCCAGATTTTAGTTTACAAGTCTACtacagaattttaatattttccaaTAGCACATACCTGTAATGGACATCCAGATTTTAATGCTATCTCTCTAAGTATAGTAGTAGTTATAGCTGTTGTAGCATACCTCTGGTTGgaattaaattttaatactaTTCCCTATAATAATGAAAACGATCAAAGCAAATGGTTCAGCAATAGTGAATAACATAGATTTTAATACTATTCCCTGTAACATACCTGCTAACCCTCTTCACTTGTTTTGAGTGGGTTTTCGGTGCAAacaatgaaatttcaaaaatctaCCACTTTTTGATCCAAACACACCCAGGAGTATAGAAATTGACGCTTTTAATATTTTCACCTGGAATGACCAGCGTTtgtaaacttttgaaaaatttgagtgatttctgtaatttacttcttattttatttcgatataacctttttttctcctattagttcaacagaaaaaaagtaactttacaaaaatgtatgctgcTTTCGAAGGTAGATTGTGAGGGTAAATGAATGGTGACtccatctttttattttatatttctgttaagtatagataaagttcatttgtagaaaaatatagcaaaatcctatattaaaattaaaaaaaaattataccggTGAGCCACCTTAAATGAAAGATTCACAATTTTTACGACAAATTTCACTTGGTATTAAATAAATCTTATTGCACATCAAGTTAAATCAACTTTTTGGTTTCTTCTGGCAGTCTGTACAATGTTTGAAGGCATGCTTAGTGTGAAACAAccaaatcaaaatatgaacatGAAAATTTACCCTTTTgcagaaatgaaaagttcatgTTTTAATAATCCCAATGTGAAGAAAGAACAATATTTTGCTTTGTGCAAATACGAAGTAAGAGGTGCACTACAAGAAGTATGGGACTACTCTGCCAAGTTTCGTTATATTTAAATGCAGGAGATTCGTAATCGTCAGAAAACCAGGCTTATAGATAAATATGAAGACAAGTAATGTTAATATACAGGAAAATAAGGatacagtaaattcagaaattattgtctgtatttattattacaattaatgATAAAAGGACAAAAAGAGAGATTATTAATTGTGATTTTAGAAACAGCTTCATACATACATATgcatcagatatcagaatgcatTTTCTAATTATTGTGATACTCACCCAGCTGAAATATTCACAATAAtcaaaaccttgcaataatttctgaattcacaatACATAATTCTAAGCTTTTATACCAACCTTGTGAAGAGCTGCTTGGTGATTAGTTTCGTGTTTAtcgctgtaaaaaaaaaagagaatttcaACTTAGCTTCACAATAGGCCAAAAAAATAATCAGATTTCTCAATGACAGACTAAGGACACAATAAGGTTGAAACTATTTTGTCAAGTATCAGGtacatattataattaaaaacattaaGCAGAGATTTGAATGAGGTTGCATTTTATTGCTgagtaaattaaattttttatagaGATTCAGTTGGTatctggaataaaaaaaaatcttcaattaatAGTTTGCACAAACAAACCAATTTTTATGTGAATGCAATGTATAGATCAGAAATTTATTCCTGTCCTttagtgaataaaaaaaaattgattgaaataaacagtattttgatatgttttgaaTAAACTAACGAGTAATTAGGATGAACAGCGTGAGCCTGATCAGCACTAATCATATAGGACTTTGGAATGGCTTCTTCAAAAGCTGTCTGACTGCCACCACTACTCAGACGACGTAATACAAGTTCCTGTAAAGTTGATGCTGCACCCTGGGCACTCTGTGATCCAACCTGTTAAAAAAATTGGATTACCCCTTAAAATTTATTTAGCAATAATACATATCAAATGATAACAACTGTTTGTTTCAGTTCTCTTATGTCTATGATATAGCTGAATTAGTCCTTGAAGATATTAACATAGTGCTATGAAATAAGAATACTTTTTTAAGGCTTTGAAAAAGATCTAATGTGCTAGTcacaatataaatgataaatggtAATACAAGGCGGCAAGAATAGCAGAGTAGGCTCTGTTAGGCCAAATATACTAACCTCTTCATTATCAAACAAACATATCAGTCTGATGTTAGGGTCTGACTTCAAACTACCATCAGTTTCTATCAATGCCTGAAATGAACAAAGAATATCTTAAATTTGACTGTTAGGTATAAATGACAGAATTGTTTCTTTTTATCTAACTTTATAGGGTTTATGTTATTCACTCTGTGATTAAAACCTTGAAAAACTGATGATAAGAAAAACAACAATCAAAGAAACAGTTTCATCAGTAGTCTTTTCTATAAATCACAAGAGcttaaaaaataatattggaTGCAATTTTAATCATAGGAGTACAATGCCAGTTTCATTTATCAGAATGACTGCAAAAAGAAAGATTGATTTAATCAAACTGGGATAAATGAAATATTGTAAACATGTGCtttcatttgaattttagttcaatttgataaaaaataaataacaactaCCTAGTCAGGCTTTTACTTTGTCACCTTAAACTTAAACAAATATGtgtgaaaaaaaacctaaaatttaccaggttttaataaaaaatgatacTTAACACATGTGTATTGCCATGTATTTCTAATTCGATAAAAATCACAAACCTCTACAGCTGTGTATGCATTCAGAAGATTGTCAAGACGTGGAGCAAATATAAATTCATCCAATGCACCACCTATAGCCTGCAACATAGAAAGTACAttataaagaagaaaaataacagTGACAAAGAGAGACTGAAAATTCCATAAGTATAAgcaatattttttgctttttgtaaCAATAAGTgcaaaatgacaatttaaaagaTCAGGCCTTGTGGTCATAAAAAATATGAGCATGATTATTGTATTCTGACTCAGAATTCAACCACTCAAAATACTAGATTTGGTGTTTTAATCACAAAATGTTTACTCTGTGTACTGACCCAGATCCATGATCATAATGAAATGGCTAAAACCATTTCCATAAAAAGAAATTTTCGCAACCTAAATTCCAATCTACCATTTCGGTCATGGACTTGAAGATAAAGTCATGTCTGGCAAGTATGATCACTTCCCCACCCTTGGCGTGGTTTGTTTAACAATTAGAACCTATATCATCTGTAAAACCATATTCAATTCACCAAGGACATAGAAAAACCACTCAATAACTTGTATAAGTAAGTAAGTGAGTAGATCATTTAGTAGTCACATGTGTAGCATGAATAATATTACATAATCAAAATACAATAGTTAATTTAAATTACACTTGGCCCTTTGGAACTATAAGTcactttaaacttttaaataagCAATCAACAACAAATGTTTGATCTGACAAGTAGCCTATTCACAAGTGTTTTAAAGACTTCTGATAGGAACAGGCGAACTAATTTCCAACAATTTACTTGaacaaaaattaacaatgtgAAATCAAGACTAGTTTTATTATTCCAAATAACCCTCTAAGATTAGCTAATATCTTACTTTTCTGGCACTATTACTAAGATATTGTTTATTTGAACATCACTTTCATTGGTTGGAAATAAAATGCAAGACTCATTTATTTTGGAACAATAATATGTTATTTGCAATTATACATGAGGTGGAAAGTTTTGAGGCTCAAAGTTTCTGTTAATAATGATAGATAAATTGGCCTTCCTGTATGTATTATCCGTTTGAATAACCCTTTCCTGTACTTACAGCTGGCTGAGTATCTGCTACACAAAGTTCAAAGTCCATCATTTGGTCAGGTGAAATTTTCAGTTCATCACATATTAGCTTTACTAAGGCAGGCTGGTGTTTATCAcactgaaataattaaaaaaagatatatgggaaataaaataaaattctgcgAAAGGAAactttaaaaaacta
It includes:
- the LOC139512884 gene encoding aspartyl aminopeptidase-like, whose amino-acid sequence is MAATDKVLGAAKQFISFVNKCPSPFHVVDETKKLLVAAGYKELRETEPWAIQPLDKYFLTRNQSTIIAFAVGGNFKPGNGFSIVGAHTDSPCLKVKPKSKTNKSGYAMVGVECYGGGIWHTWFDRDLTVGGRVLVKNNGSIEHRLVHIQKPILRVPHIAIHLMRDHNEKFGPNKESQVCPVLATSVQLELQGDKQEDNKKPEGQEKQCDKHQPALVKLICDELKISPDQMMDFELCVADTQPAAIGGALDEFIFAPRLDNLLNAYTAVEALIETDGSLKSDPNIRLICLFDNEEVGSQSAQGAASTLQELVLRRLSSGGSQTAFEEAIPKSYMISADQAHAVHPNYSDKHETNHQAALHKGIVLKFNSNQRYATTAITTTILREIALKSGCPLQDFVVRNDSPCGSTIGPIMSAKLGIPTIDIGAPQLSMHSIREMCCTSSVSQAICLYKGFFEKYPEVFSSLKF